Within the Nicotiana tabacum cultivar K326 chromosome 11, ASM71507v2, whole genome shotgun sequence genome, the region tccttgcccaaacaacaataacaagcaataagggcaaggtaataaataaaatcacaataaaatcccggcaaggaaacaatatcaaaagcatcaacatcccggcaagggagacaatacaATAATCCTCTTtgtctttttcacatttacttcacaactcacttgacAACTTGaaccaatgctctataaggttcaattgccaattatacttccacaattcatttTACAACTTCAGCCAAtgctcttcaatattcaaataccaaTGTTACTTTTCCAAgctttgctcaacaatagaaatcatcacataaggcatgagcaatacaaacggagtcatattaatcataatataagactcacgagcatgcttgataccaacgtctagatactcgtcaccatgcctatacgtcgtactcaacaaataatacATAACAAATATGACATAACTCCTAAGCCCTCAAGCtatggttagaccaaacacttacctcgatgccacgaacataattcaagtctcaactatcactttacctcttgattccaccaccaattctctcgtatctagccacaagttacttaactatatcaataaatggtaaatgaatcaattccaatgcatgaaaataggttttctaaagtttttcccaaaaagtcaaaagtcACCCCTgggtccacatggtcaaaactcgaggttcaaaTCAAAACACAATTACCCATTCcaccacaaacccaaatatataatttattttgaaatcggatctcaaatcgacatccaaatccctaaaatttgaaaaaaccctctacccaaaacacccaatcccccccatgaaaacccttgattttgagttgaaatcatgtgaaaaagatgttaaagattgaagaaaataagttagaaatgatttacaatcgatttggagaagaacctttctttggaaaatcgcccaagagagtttatgtattgaaagggtttgaaaaatgaaagattttcggctaagtcatgaatttgcaggtcgcagatattgcaattgcgaacctgCTAGTCTCGCATTTGTGTTcactgttcgcaattgcgaacttgcatttgcgatggggtagtcgcatttgcgacaatggGGATTTCTGGGCcttttcacatttgcgatgaaatGATGGCATTTGCGATCAGGCCTGCCCAGGCcttctctcgcatttgcgagatgcgaagcctgcagacctgcaacataccagcaattCCTAAATCCAAATTtgactctgtggcctatccaaaactcacccgagccctcggggctctagaCCAAACATGCACGCTAACCCAAAAATATCACACGGACTTGGTCGTAcaatcaaatcactaaaataatatcaacaactatgaatttagcatcaaaatcaaataaaatctcaagaactttcaaagtttcaagttttacaactaaggttccgaatcacgtcatatgacctccgtttcttaccaaattttacaggctcaacgtaaatcacatataagacctatactgGGCTCCAgaatcaaaatacgggcccgataccatcaaattccaaacacatttcattttcaaaaattcatatttgttccagaaaataattttctttaaaaattcatttctcgggttgggacctcagaattcgattccgggcatactcccaagtcccatattttcctacgaacccttCAGGATCGTCAAATCAtggatctgggtccgtttacctaaaatattgatcgaagtcaacttaaattcattttaaaagcaaatttttatcattttttttttttacagattttcacataatagctttttGGATACATGCtcagactgcgcacacaaatcgaggtgagacaaaaaggaaATTTTAAGGGCTCAGAACACGGAATTAATTTCTAAAATacgtgatgaccttttgggtcatcacattagtGGACACAGATCCTAAGAGTGCTTTCTGGATCATGCAGAAAATATTCAAGGCTAAACATTACTTTGAGGCAGCTAGATACACTGAAGAAGATGTTCACCAGATGGAGAGATTCTCAATTAGGCAAATCTACAAAAATATCCAAGGTGAATTCCAGAAAGTGACATGAGGGAAGCTAGTATGCAACAATCAAGGAATTCCAAAGTGGATTTTTATCACGAGACTAGCATTGCTAAATATGCTATCTATAAAAGAAAGGTTAGCCAAATGAGGCATCATTCCAGATCAGATATGCTCCTTATGTGAAAAGGAGAATGAAATAGTACAACATCTCTTCTTTGAATGTTAAGTCACTAGAAGTATATGGCAGCAATTGTTGTACTGTCAAGGAGTACAGATATTGAAGAAAACTTGGCAAGAAGAGATCCAATGGATAGAGCAATTTGGTAAAGGCGGGAGTGGAGGGGATGCAATATACAAAAAGACTTTTGTTGCAGCTGTGTATCatgtttggcaagaaaggaattGTGTTATTTTATAGAAGAAGAAAAGGTCAGCCAAAGTCATAGCACGAATGATCATTCAGGAAATTCATGTAAAGGCTAGTTGTTTTCCAAGGCTAATGAGAGCATTGGTACAGTTGAATTGGTACACAGAACTGGTCTAGGTGGAACGAGATGAGTATGGAAGAAAGATAGTGAGGATTAGATAGCTTCAAGCTGGGGCATCATGTCCAATTGAAGTTATGCCTAGAGAACATACTGCTATATGCTGATTTGTACATAATTATACATGGTAAATAAAATCTTTTACTTACCAAAAAATATTGTTGGTTAGTGGATATAAAAACATTAATTGCAGAGAATTATGTCTATCTGTTAAAATCAGAATATTCCAGAATTATAATTCTGAAATTATAACTGAGATGATAAACTGGGTAATCAATCACACCTTCTATATGAGATAAGTTATACGAAGATTTtggtataaaaataaaattaatttagcTAATACCTCCAATCAAATAAGGGATACAATCTAATTCCAAAATTTATATTGAAATAATCTACCTAATTCTTTGaatcaaacgacccctaagagcGTTCGATTTGGCCAAGTACTCCAAGCCAAAAAAAACCACATTAAAGCTTGTGGTGTTCTATTTTAGTAGTTTtatacgtatatatgtatgtTCCGTCAAAAATACTGAACAAACATATATGTTTATTGTCTAAAAATAACAATCAACATGTGCACTTTTATTTACGTAAATTATGTCTTCAACATTGTACCGATAGTGATTTGGCTTTGGCTTAAGAAGTTTGAGCTATTTCAAAATTTCTCCAGGCTCCATATGTGTAATGGTTGTATATATGTTTAGCTAGGAAGATAAAGTACTTGCTTTAGGAAGATTTTGTTGCTCCCaaacaataaactatatatttgaggtCTACCTGTTGCCTATATGGATGCTATTGTCATCATAGGGCAAATACAATTGCAGTTTATGTTTTAGGCTGTCTTCATTAAATAGAACTTGAAAATTGACATAAAAAGATTGTCTTAGGTGCTAACACTTGACATTATAACCTCTATGTATCTATCTCTTTTGGTGATGATCCGATCATCTTGCGCGTATCTTGACTATGCCTTAAATTTAACTATTATGGTGGAGTGACACAGACATAACAGATGAAGATACTACAAAATACAGTATATTCATTAGGTGAACTGCCTTCTAAATATTTGTGGACTCAATTGGATACAAAGAAGATAACTGTTTTGTAATGGTCACCTCTGATTGAGAAAATAGTAGCAAGAGTAACTTCTTGGACTACTCGGAAGTTGTCTTATGCTGGTAGAGTGCAATTAGTACAGACAGTTATTTTTGGTATTCAATCCTATTGGGATCAACTGTTCATCATGACAGCAAAAGTGATGAAGTTAATAGAGGTATATTATAGAAGCTACATATGTTCTGGCACTAATACAATTACAAAGAAAGCATTGATAGCTTGGGAAAAAAAGAGTCTGCCTAAATCAGTAGGAGGCTATAATTTGATAAATCTTAAAGTCTGGAATAAGGCAGCAGTCACCAAAATTCACTGGGACCTGGCTCAAAAGGAAGACAAAGCTTGGACAAGATGGATCCATGTATACTACATCAAAGGGCAAAGTATTCCTGAAATGAATATCCCACAACAAGCAATTTGGATGATGAGGAAGATTATGGAGGCTAGGAAAACCATGCAGCAAGTTCTAGATTTAAAGCAAAGGCAGAGTGTTATTAAACATATTTATCTAGGCTTACTGGGAAATCACAACAAAGTGGAGTGGAGACCTTTGATATTCTATAATGAGGCTAGACCTAAAGCAGTGTCTACAATGTGGATCCAGTGCCATGAAAGAATGCTAACAGCTGATAGATTAACCAAATGGGGAATCCAAGTAAGCCCACGATGCAGTTTATGTCTGAATGCAGATGAATCACATCTTCATCTGTTTGGTGAGTGCAGCTTCTCTAGATTAGTGTGGTTGAGATTACTGAGATGGCTACAAATATGGGATGCCCCAATGAATCCTTGGTCACAGGTGGTTATATGGTTGATTCTCCAATCCAAAGGAAAGTTGTGCAAATCAAAAATATTAAAGATGATGTATGCAGAATACATTTATGGAATTTGGAAAGAGAGGAACAGTAGAATATTTGAAGATCAAACAAGGAATGAAGAGCAAATTGTTAGAgaagtgtcatgcatatgcaacATTAGAACATAGGGGGTAGTAAGACCAAAAATACAGTAGCTTCAGTTCTAAAAGACAATGAGCAACAATTACAAAAGACTAGAAGGCAAAGATAGTCATAGAAGTCCTTATGTACTGCATAGTATAGTTATAGAGATAGAATTATGTAAAGACTATAGCAAGTCAAGGATGACTTTGCTCGTTCGTAATGACTGCTTTAGtgattaatgaaaaatataattaccaaaaaataaaataactattatgtCTTAACCGCTCACTAATATATTGATATTTCATTAAAACTGAACAatttatttttcaactgttttttgaaagaaattaagTTGAAATTTTAGTATTGTACAATATGATTTTTTTGGTTTCCATTTGAGACAAATAAAACGTGGAATAAGCAATTTAAGTTTCTCTCATAGATTTGAAGGTATAAAAGTTAAAGCATTACTGTTTAGgatcttttcttattttattattatgaaaACCAACTCCATAACTTTATTATTCCTTACCATGGGAAAAAAGATACCATCAAAAGGAAGAAGATGTTGCCGTGGATCCGATTATTTACGATTTTTTATTTTCTGAGATAAGTGATCACAGTGCAATTACTCAGAcgtgataaaaaaaattaaaatgaaattaTAATATTTCAATAAATAATTACGGACAAGCACAACATTGTTCTCAATCAATGGAGTAACAATTATTATGAAAAAAATTGGCGTAAACGGTTTTCCGCTCTCTTTTTCGTCAATTATATTATCGGGCTTGAAATTCTAGCTATTTCCTTAATCGTTTAGTACTAATAATTAATATCCAATTTTGAAGCTTTGAGAAACCACGTGGAAATTAATTTCCATAAAAGATCGAATAGAGAACATTTTCCAAAGGGCGTAATGCAACTCAATGTCATTTTTACCTGACAAATTTGATCAGCCAGCAGTTTCCAAACACAAGAAAACCCCCCACCAAATCCAACACTGAGTTTCGATTGTCACGTTAACTATATCATACAGCAATATATGTTAAAATAAGCACAGTAACTAAGATTGGGTACGTACTTATGAAGGACTAGTTCTAAATTACTCCCTTCGTCTCAAATTATTAGTCACTTTAACTCAAGAAAATTGTCCCATAATAATTATCATTTTCGGAATATATTCAAGACTAATTTAACTATTTTAACTATACCCTTAATATTAAAGAACTAGTATTTCTTTTTAATACTGCTCATTTTTCAAAATGCATCTAACAGGGATATCttaataaactatatatatatatataccttgtATTTATTGTTTTTCTTAATGGTGGTGAAGAGAGCTAAAACAACAGTTAAAATGAAACATAG harbors:
- the LOC107800657 gene encoding uncharacterized protein LOC107800657, whose product is MTAKVMKLIEVYYRSYICSGTNTITKKALIAWEKKSLPKSVGGYNLINLKVWNKAAVTKIHWDLAQKEDKAWTRWIHVYYIKGQSIPEMNIPQQAIWMMRKIMEARKTMQQVLDLKQRQSVIKHIYLGLLGNHNKVEWRPLIFYNEARPKAVSTMWIQCHERMLTADRLTKWGIQVSPRCSLCLNADESHLHLFGECSFSRLVWLRLLRWLQIWDAPMNPWSQVVIWLILQSKGKLCKSKILKMMYAEYIYGIWKERNSRIFEDQTRNEEQIVREVSCICNIRT